One genomic window of Sulfuricella sp. includes the following:
- a CDS encoding ABC transporter ATP-binding protein — protein sequence MTPAIYTWPYILGIAREHKKELIAAHVIAVFAALASVPIPLLMPLLVDEVLLHQPGVMVGWINSHFPAAWHGPLLYVGAILAITVVLRLVAAMLGVWQTRNFTLIAKDVSYRLREGLLQRLKRIAMSEYETLGSGAVASHFVTDLNAVDDFIGATVSKFLVALLSIIGTAAILLWMHWQLALFIMFMNPVVIYFTTVLGKKVKTLKKKENSAFELFQQALTETLDAIQQIRAANREEHYISRVLERARGIRTHAAAFSWKSDAASRLSFMVFLIGFDIFRAISMLMVVFSNLTVGEMMAVFGYLWFMMAPVQEILGIQYAYFSAKAALGRINRLMELDEEPHYPALHDPFSGKHTVGVRMENISFRYGDGPLVLNDVNLDIKPGEKIALVGASGGGKSTLVQVILGLYPTESGTLYFDNIPVTEIGMEVVRQHVATVLQHPAIFNDTVRANLTMGCDCPDTELWQALEVAQLKDMVEQLPKGLDTIVGLQGIRISGGQRQRLAIARMILAKPQVVILDEATSALDAETEARLHKALRAFLQDRTTIIVAHRLSAVKQADRIYVFEDGHIIEEGAHEELLKSEGLYSRLYGQLQH from the coding sequence ATGACACCCGCCATCTACACCTGGCCCTACATTCTCGGCATCGCCCGGGAACATAAAAAGGAACTGATCGCCGCCCACGTCATCGCCGTTTTCGCGGCGCTGGCGAGCGTGCCGATCCCGCTCCTCATGCCGCTGCTGGTGGACGAAGTGCTGCTGCATCAGCCCGGCGTCATGGTTGGCTGGATCAACAGCCACTTTCCTGCCGCCTGGCACGGCCCGCTGCTGTATGTCGGCGCCATCCTGGCGATCACGGTGGTACTGCGGCTGGTCGCCGCCATGCTGGGGGTATGGCAGACGCGCAATTTCACCCTCATCGCCAAGGATGTTTCCTACCGCCTGCGTGAAGGCCTGCTGCAGCGCCTCAAGCGCATCGCCATGTCGGAGTATGAAACCCTGGGCAGCGGCGCGGTGGCCTCCCATTTTGTTACCGACCTTAACGCCGTGGACGACTTCATCGGCGCCACGGTCAGCAAATTCCTGGTGGCGCTGCTCTCCATTATCGGCACGGCGGCCATCCTGCTATGGATGCACTGGCAGCTCGCACTGTTCATCATGTTCATGAACCCGGTGGTGATCTACTTCACCACCGTGCTGGGCAAGAAAGTCAAAACCCTCAAGAAGAAGGAAAACAGCGCCTTCGAACTATTCCAGCAGGCGCTCACCGAAACCCTCGACGCCATCCAGCAGATCCGCGCCGCCAACCGCGAGGAGCATTACATCAGCCGCGTGCTGGAACGGGCGCGCGGCATCCGCACCCACGCCGCTGCGTTCTCGTGGAAAAGTGATGCCGCCAGCCGCCTGTCTTTCATGGTTTTCCTCATCGGCTTTGACATTTTCCGCGCCATCAGCATGCTGATGGTGGTGTTCTCCAACCTCACGGTGGGCGAGATGATGGCGGTGTTCGGCTACCTGTGGTTCATGATGGCGCCGGTGCAGGAAATCCTCGGCATACAATATGCCTATTTCAGCGCCAAGGCTGCCCTCGGCCGGATCAACCGCCTCATGGAGCTGGACGAGGAGCCGCACTACCCCGCCCTGCACGACCCCTTCAGCGGCAAGCACACCGTGGGCGTGCGCATGGAAAACATCTCCTTCCGCTACGGCGATGGCCCGCTGGTGCTCAACGACGTCAACCTCGACATCAAACCGGGAGAAAAGATCGCCCTGGTGGGCGCCTCGGGCGGCGGCAAATCCACCCTGGTGCAGGTTATCCTCGGCCTCTACCCCACCGAATCCGGCACGCTTTATTTCGACAACATCCCGGTGACGGAAATCGGCATGGAAGTGGTGCGCCAGCACGTTGCTACGGTTTTACAGCATCCGGCCATCTTCAACGACACGGTGCGCGCCAACCTCACCATGGGCTGCGACTGCCCCGATACGGAACTATGGCAGGCGCTGGAAGTGGCGCAGCTCAAGGACATGGTGGAACAGCTTCCCAAAGGGCTGGACACCATCGTCGGCCTTCAGGGCATCCGCATCTCCGGCGGCCAGCGCCAGCGCCTCGCCATTGCCCGCATGATCCTGGCCAAACCCCAGGTGGTTATCCTCGACGAAGCCACCTCCGCCCTGGACGCGGAAACAGAAGCCAGACTGCATAAAGCACTGCGGGCATTCCTGCAGGACCGCACCACGATTATCGTCGCCCACCGCCTCTCCGCGGTGAAACAGGCAGACCGCATCTACGTGTTCGAGGATGGCCACATCATCGAGGAAGGCGCCCACGAGGAGCTGCTGAAAAGTGAAGGGCTTTACAGCCGGCTGTATGGGCAGTTACAGCATTAA